Proteins encoded in a region of the Paramagnetospirillum magneticum AMB-1 genome:
- a CDS encoding DMT family protein — MKVLVMNSSAIAPIGLLVISNVFMTFAWYGHLKFTDRAMWIAIVVSWLIAFVEYCFAVPANRIGHGTYSTAELKTMQEVITLTVFAGFSVLYLGERLTINHAIGFALICAGAFFVFKSPIQV, encoded by the coding sequence ATGAAAGTTCTTGTTATGAACTCATCAGCCATTGCTCCAATAGGTTTGTTGGTAATATCCAATGTTTTTATGACTTTTGCGTGGTATGGGCATTTGAAATTTACAGATAGAGCCATGTGGATCGCTATTGTAGTTAGCTGGCTTATCGCATTTGTGGAGTATTGCTTTGCAGTTCCTGCGAACAGAATCGGCCATGGAACCTATTCGACCGCAGAGCTAAAAACGATGCAGGAGGTTATTACCCTCACCGTGTTTGCCGGATTCTCCGTCTTGTACCTGGGGGAGCGACTGACCATAAATCATGCCATCGGCTTTGCCCTGATCTGTGCAGGTGCGTTCTTTGTATTCAAGAGTCCAATCCAGGTGTAA
- a CDS encoding tryptophan-rich sensory protein: MPQKKLVSRRSKICAREIVVMLRVNIAGMLMAPYLLWVGFASALNIGFWSLN, encoded by the coding sequence ATGCCCCAGAAGAAACTCGTATCGAGACGTTCCAAAATATGTGCTCGCGAGATTGTGGTAATGTTGCGGGTCAATATTGCCGGAATGCTCATGGCTCCATATCTGCTTTGGGTCGGCTTTGCATCGGCTTTAAATATTGGGTTCTGGAGCCTAAATTAA
- a CDS encoding hemerythrin family protein, with product MAIVASSSFDVNALVAIENTATRKLIVSVMRECGFVVQEETKDISHTMLHLEHGNASNINIILCDKLGGTGHLKILKHVRWGEGQPPQSLPVIALDNQWTADELIAARDGGISASLTLPITRHSLQMAITAAMTTQKAFISSPAFHGPDRRSAIMKGYKGPFRRADDTLTRRQEGSPVIAPSADQRQVKLRGKPREAIAPSSSVDMKAEIGWSTAIATGRDDIDDQHRKIIDFLKILGATSSAEYENKAVDDVIDGLSDYVKMHFKHEESLMDSFDYDERDKHKRIHAGFVEKLDGINRDDLHNGSGGEKLFFLIYNWLVTHIVSIDRIMIAKMNGEYDDGIGSETVHKQTGIVIENAYELAARIMNVNLQTSSTADERHKKRILYDISKSTERLINLMELADSRVQVSGCSNFQLKRLGEIRHALTKSADSLAVTAAKKIIRLCGDILSGKQGIPLGIGDILRRQMGRVASLTAVIGGLDAMSSTAKSAAIEANEVAGKILEMELGSAASLRDFDIVEK from the coding sequence ATGGCAATCGTAGCATCGTCCTCATTTGATGTTAATGCACTCGTCGCCATCGAAAATACAGCGACAAGAAAGCTTATTGTTTCTGTGATGCGTGAGTGTGGCTTTGTCGTTCAGGAAGAAACAAAAGATATCAGTCACACGATGCTACACCTTGAGCACGGAAACGCATCAAACATAAATATCATCCTGTGCGATAAGCTTGGTGGAACTGGGCATTTAAAGATTCTGAAGCACGTACGTTGGGGAGAAGGGCAGCCCCCTCAATCCCTTCCCGTCATCGCCCTGGATAACCAGTGGACCGCCGATGAGCTAATCGCGGCAAGAGACGGGGGCATATCCGCTTCGCTCACCCTACCCATAACCCGACATTCGCTTCAAATGGCGATCACGGCTGCAATGACTACGCAGAAGGCTTTTATTTCTTCTCCGGCCTTCCATGGGCCGGACAGACGCTCTGCGATTATGAAGGGCTACAAAGGGCCGTTTAGACGGGCGGATGATACCCTGACCCGCCGTCAAGAAGGCTCCCCTGTGATTGCTCCTTCCGCAGATCAGCGGCAGGTCAAGCTGCGAGGTAAGCCCCGAGAGGCAATAGCCCCTTCATCTTCGGTCGATATGAAGGCTGAAATTGGTTGGTCTACGGCGATTGCCACTGGCCGGGACGACATCGATGATCAACACCGCAAAATTATCGATTTCCTGAAAATACTCGGGGCAACTTCAAGTGCGGAGTATGAAAATAAGGCCGTCGATGACGTCATCGATGGGCTTTCAGATTATGTAAAAATGCATTTTAAACACGAGGAGTCTCTTATGGACTCCTTTGATTATGATGAAAGAGATAAGCACAAACGTATTCATGCGGGCTTCGTTGAGAAGCTTGACGGAATCAATCGCGACGACCTTCATAATGGCAGCGGAGGCGAGAAACTTTTCTTTTTAATATATAACTGGCTCGTCACGCATATTGTTAGCATTGACCGCATCATGATCGCCAAGATGAATGGCGAATATGATGATGGCATTGGCAGCGAGACTGTGCACAAGCAAACTGGCATCGTGATAGAAAATGCGTATGAGCTAGCCGCAAGAATTATGAACGTTAACCTCCAGACAAGTTCTACTGCTGACGAACGTCATAAAAAAAGAATACTGTATGATATTTCGAAATCAACAGAGAGATTGATTAATCTTATGGAGCTTGCGGATTCTCGTGTACAGGTGAGTGGATGCTCTAATTTCCAGCTTAAACGGTTGGGCGAGATACGGCACGCACTGACGAAAAGTGCGGATTCTCTGGCCGTGACGGCTGCAAAAAAAATCATACGGCTTTGCGGTGATATTTTGTCCGGCAAGCAGGGCATCCCCCTTGGAATCGGGGACATCTTGCGGCGGCAAATGGGCCGGGTGGCAAGCTTGACTGCGGTAATCGGTGGATTGGACGCTATGAGTTCCACCGCAAAGTCCGCAGCAATCGAGGCAAACGAGGTAGCCGGGAAAATCTTGGAAATGGAACTCGGATCAGCCGCGTCTTTGCGAGACTTTGATATTGTCGAAAAATAG
- a CDS encoding bacteriohemerythrin: MTEECQIAGWSDAFSVGNAAIDSDHKAFFEIANLLKGVVFEAASSKLVIDSALAMLEEYVAGHFLREEKAMDKIGFQHLDDHRAKHFAFNRKINEVIRLYRGGSLSVAEKLHGLVLKWLASHIMNEDMKFKSLLTDDDVDQRPLAYLALDALENEEPEKVAIPNAIVPAKMKLDYSKITALICEPSSTIRSGVRFTLNEIGISKIEESNNFIALDEACRNGGFQILVMHTVVDGNDSTYFIRKIRSIQTNSDPFVLTVLLLSSRDEVAVRSAMSSGTDSVLLIPFSSGQLRDQIIGHVERRKPFIVTQDYIGPERRNESRPGCASAPQIIVPNPVEALGRGIPMEQYEPKKNEAIKHIVNYRLKSLAGAIIFECNSLAAGIRDGLATNESTFRSLTKLENIADELAEKIRKFSGAKSYSVETFRDRCRELKGGVDKIAYADVEELSASGKKVSESYVSR; this comes from the coding sequence ATGACAGAAGAATGCCAGATCGCTGGATGGTCAGACGCTTTCTCTGTCGGGAATGCAGCGATTGACAGCGATCACAAAGCATTCTTTGAAATTGCCAATTTACTCAAGGGCGTCGTTTTCGAGGCAGCGAGCAGCAAGCTCGTAATCGATAGTGCTTTGGCGATGCTCGAAGAATATGTTGCAGGGCACTTTCTCCGTGAAGAAAAGGCCATGGATAAAATTGGCTTTCAACACCTTGACGATCATCGGGCAAAGCACTTTGCCTTCAATCGAAAAATTAATGAGGTGATCAGGCTATATCGTGGCGGAAGCTTGTCAGTTGCGGAGAAACTGCACGGACTTGTCCTTAAGTGGCTTGCAAGTCACATTATGAATGAAGACATGAAATTCAAGTCATTGTTGACTGATGACGACGTTGATCAGAGGCCGCTTGCGTATCTTGCTCTCGACGCTCTTGAGAATGAAGAGCCTGAAAAAGTGGCCATTCCTAATGCCATTGTGCCCGCCAAGATGAAATTAGATTACTCCAAAATAACAGCATTAATTTGCGAGCCAAGCAGCACAATTCGATCTGGAGTACGGTTTACACTAAATGAAATTGGAATTTCAAAAATTGAGGAATCAAATAACTTTATCGCTCTTGATGAAGCGTGCAGGAATGGCGGCTTCCAGATTTTGGTAATGCATACTGTGGTTGATGGAAATGATTCGACGTATTTCATTCGTAAAATTCGCTCTATACAAACAAATAGCGATCCATTCGTATTGACGGTTCTTCTCCTTTCATCAAGAGATGAAGTGGCGGTACGTAGTGCCATGTCTTCAGGAACTGATTCTGTGCTTCTTATTCCATTTTCATCCGGCCAATTGCGAGATCAGATTATTGGGCATGTAGAAAGGCGGAAGCCATTTATCGTCACCCAAGATTATATTGGTCCAGAACGCCGAAATGAAAGCCGTCCTGGTTGTGCCTCGGCCCCACAAATCATAGTCCCGAATCCGGTCGAGGCGTTAGGACGTGGCATTCCGATGGAACAGTACGAACCCAAAAAAAATGAAGCCATTAAACATATTGTTAATTACCGTTTGAAAAGCCTTGCCGGAGCCATAATTTTTGAATGTAACTCTTTAGCGGCTGGCATACGTGACGGATTGGCTACAAATGAAAGCACTTTTAGAAGCTTAACAAAGCTTGAAAATATTGCCGATGAGTTGGCGGAGAAAATTCGAAAATTTTCTGGAGCCAAATCATACTCAGTTGAAACCTTCCGAGATAGATGTCGGGAATTGAAGGGTGGGGTGGACAAAATCGCCTACGCTGATGTGGAGGAACTTTCAGCATCTGGCAAGAAGGTGTCAGAAAGCTATGTGTCACGCTGA
- a CDS encoding methyl-accepting chemotaxis protein, with translation MESTLGSYARTLSLGMLVPSAICLLAGTFGLLGGSSIALWVVITVSLIGVVGGVKIGGSARRMAGDLSTAIHVLSRSASGDLNARILDVRGSDGIGALQRSINRLLDLAEAFGKEAFAAVESANHGRYYRRIITTGLRGDFVLYAKTINHALKRMEARDAEFIAFANNQVKPVVNAVAAAATELEASSGAMSAQSTDTSHQAMTVAAAAEQASVNVQAVASAVEEFSASIKEISAQVHRAAAVASEAAGVASRTDTTVHGLNEAAERIGAIVSLINDIAAQTNLLALNATIEAARAGDAGKGFAVVANEVKNLANQTARATEDITSQVAHIQQVAAEAIQAIDEITRTVSQIEETSSAVAGAVEEQNAVTVEIARNVAEAATGTSSVSSAIITVQATAAEATESAGQVADAASELSRQSENLSREVDGFIARIGGR, from the coding sequence ATGGAATCGACTCTCGGCTCATATGCCCGAACCTTATCCCTTGGGATGCTGGTTCCTTCGGCGATCTGCTTACTGGCGGGAACATTCGGGCTGCTTGGTGGTTCGAGCATCGCCCTTTGGGTCGTGATCACGGTATCCCTGATTGGCGTTGTCGGAGGCGTCAAGATCGGTGGTTCTGCTCGACGAATGGCAGGTGATCTGTCCACTGCGATCCACGTGCTCAGCCGGTCCGCCAGTGGTGATCTCAACGCTCGGATTCTGGACGTTCGAGGCAGCGATGGCATTGGAGCCTTGCAACGCAGCATCAACCGTTTGCTGGACCTCGCTGAAGCCTTTGGAAAAGAGGCGTTTGCCGCCGTCGAGTCCGCAAATCATGGTCGGTATTACCGCCGGATCATCACCACGGGTTTGCGTGGCGATTTCGTTCTGTACGCCAAGACCATCAATCACGCTTTGAAGCGAATGGAAGCCAGAGACGCAGAGTTCATCGCCTTTGCCAACAATCAGGTAAAGCCGGTCGTGAACGCCGTGGCTGCCGCAGCGACAGAATTGGAAGCATCTTCGGGGGCCATGTCGGCACAGTCCACCGACACCAGCCACCAAGCCATGACGGTTGCCGCAGCGGCAGAACAAGCCTCGGTCAACGTCCAGGCCGTGGCCTCTGCTGTGGAGGAGTTCTCCGCCTCCATTAAGGAAATCAGTGCCCAGGTCCATCGTGCTGCCGCCGTAGCCTCCGAAGCAGCCGGTGTCGCGTCTCGTACCGATACGACGGTCCATGGCCTCAATGAGGCCGCCGAACGAATTGGTGCCATTGTCAGCTTGATCAATGACATTGCCGCCCAAACCAATCTTCTGGCTCTCAATGCCACAATCGAAGCGGCTCGTGCCGGTGATGCCGGGAAAGGCTTTGCCGTGGTGGCGAATGAGGTCAAAAACTTAGCGAACCAAACGGCCAGAGCAACCGAAGACATCACCTCCCAGGTGGCACATATCCAGCAGGTCGCCGCCGAAGCTATCCAGGCGATTGATGAAATCACTCGAACCGTATCCCAGATCGAGGAAACATCCTCCGCCGTGGCCGGTGCCGTGGAAGAGCAAAATGCGGTCACCGTGGAAATCGCACGTAATGTCGCGGAAGCTGCAACCGGAACGTCCTCGGTTTCCTCAGCGATCATCACGGTTCAAGCGACTGCCGCTGAAGCTACAGAATCCGCTGGTCAGGTAGCTGATGCTGCATCGGAATTGTCTCGGCAGTCTGAAAATCTTAGCCGCGAGGTTGATGGCTTTATCGCCCGAATTGGCGGGCGGTAA
- a CDS encoding PAS domain-containing protein, with protein MAGDRKTPSGRERTFAHDELIVSKTDPKGRLTYVNDVFLTVSGYAESEVMGKPHSVIRHPEMPRCVFKLLWDTIADGREIFAYVNNMAKNGDNYWVFAHVTPNFDSAGQIIGYHSNRRVPEKAALETIKPLYCSLMEEERRHPDSKVGLERSWKMLNDAVATAGFDSYDRFIFTITPEN; from the coding sequence ATGGCGGGTGACCGTAAAACTCCATCAGGTCGCGAGCGAACTTTTGCTCATGACGAATTGATCGTCAGCAAGACCGATCCCAAAGGACGGCTGACCTACGTCAACGATGTGTTTTTGACAGTCAGCGGCTATGCCGAATCCGAGGTGATGGGGAAACCACATTCGGTCATACGGCATCCCGAAATGCCACGATGCGTCTTCAAACTGCTTTGGGACACCATTGCCGATGGTCGGGAGATATTCGCCTATGTGAACAACATGGCGAAGAATGGTGACAACTACTGGGTATTCGCCCATGTCACCCCGAACTTCGACTCTGCCGGTCAGATCATCGGATATCACTCCAATCGACGGGTGCCCGAGAAGGCCGCATTGGAGACGATCAAGCCGCTTTACTGTTCGCTGATGGAAGAAGAACGCCGCCATCCAGATTCGAAGGTTGGGCTTGAGCGATCATGGAAAATGTTGAACGACGCCGTAGCAACGGCGGGATTTGATAGCTATGACCGATTCATCTTCACCATCACGCCAGAAAATTGA
- a CDS encoding putative bifunctional diguanylate cyclase/phosphodiesterase: MVRRLRDIEAVINDFLSGNILVRCESSSDEVIGPVSLAINRLLEETAHRQSSLLRLSAAVEQAPVSVVITDCGGLIQYVNPCFTKNTGYTYEEAVGLNPRILKSGYTPDEVYHELWGAISDGKVWHGELHNKKKNGELFWEYAVIAPVIDDCAQIVNFIAIKEDISIRKEFEKRLIHTQNFDELTGLPNRAVALDRLGQAISANSSFGRIVSALIVKVDGLSRANHIHGHKGGDLILKQAAERISEIVLNDLNTVSRIGGTEFLVILQGISTPSIAESVAKRLIEVLSQPFNIWGEQIFLSSSIGMSFSPIDGTDHFELLRNAHSALMNARNKSCSGYRLFMPEMDRDARERQSLDSELHSAVTEDLIKVFYQPLIDAKSGRIVGAEALARWQTHGGRYISPDKFIPLAEENGLIKQIGSSILFSACKDAAFWRSNYGAAFRVAVNISALQCNDMGFIETIEKILEETGFPPELLEIELTERTLVADSHAAIAFMEVARGMGIRLSIDDFGTGYSALGYLRKFPFTTLKIDKSFTSEISDKGKGNALISSIIQMAHALDLEVIAEGVENGFQREFLIDCGCEILQGFLLGHPVPADQFLLNMELI; encoded by the coding sequence ATGGTTAGACGCTTGAGAGATATAGAAGCCGTAATTAACGATTTTTTGTCAGGGAATATACTTGTTCGCTGCGAATCGTCTTCTGATGAAGTGATCGGCCCTGTATCGCTAGCAATCAATCGCCTTCTTGAAGAAACCGCTCATCGCCAGTCCAGTCTGCTGCGGCTATCTGCGGCAGTTGAACAGGCTCCAGTTTCTGTTGTCATAACTGATTGCGGCGGCCTAATCCAGTATGTCAATCCGTGCTTTACAAAGAATACGGGGTATACATATGAAGAGGCTGTAGGATTAAACCCAAGAATATTAAAGTCTGGATATACCCCTGATGAGGTATACCATGAGTTATGGGGTGCTATCTCCGATGGAAAGGTATGGCACGGCGAACTACACAACAAAAAGAAAAATGGAGAGTTATTTTGGGAGTATGCCGTAATCGCTCCCGTGATTGACGATTGTGCACAGATTGTTAATTTTATCGCCATAAAGGAAGACATTTCTATAAGAAAGGAATTTGAGAAGAGACTCATTCATACACAGAACTTTGATGAACTTACCGGGCTGCCCAACAGGGCGGTTGCACTTGATCGCCTTGGCCAAGCTATTTCTGCAAATTCCAGTTTCGGAAGGATTGTTTCTGCTCTTATTGTAAAGGTTGATGGGCTGTCTCGGGCAAACCACATTCACGGCCACAAAGGTGGCGATCTAATTTTAAAGCAAGCTGCTGAACGAATTTCAGAAATAGTTTTAAACGATCTGAATACGGTTTCACGAATTGGCGGAACTGAATTCCTTGTAATTTTACAAGGAATCTCGACTCCATCCATTGCTGAGTCTGTTGCAAAAAGATTAATAGAGGTATTATCGCAGCCGTTTAATATTTGGGGAGAACAAATTTTTTTATCATCGTCAATTGGGATGTCATTTTCACCAATCGACGGAACTGACCATTTTGAGTTGCTGAGAAACGCACACTCAGCACTGATGAACGCAAGAAATAAGTCATGTAGCGGATATCGGCTCTTTATGCCTGAAATGGACAGGGATGCTCGCGAGCGACAGTCTTTAGATAGCGAGCTTCATTCTGCGGTTACGGAAGACTTAATTAAAGTGTTTTATCAGCCTCTTATAGATGCAAAATCAGGCCGCATTGTTGGTGCTGAGGCACTTGCTCGTTGGCAAACACATGGTGGCCGCTACATTTCTCCGGATAAATTTATTCCATTGGCGGAGGAAAATGGTCTGATTAAGCAAATCGGAAGTTCTATATTGTTTTCAGCATGCAAGGATGCGGCGTTTTGGCGTTCAAATTATGGTGCTGCCTTTAGGGTTGCTGTAAACATATCGGCTTTGCAGTGTAATGATATGGGATTCATTGAAACCATTGAAAAAATTCTTGAGGAGACGGGGTTCCCTCCTGAGTTGCTTGAGATCGAGCTAACTGAACGAACTCTTGTCGCGGATAGTCATGCCGCGATTGCATTCATGGAAGTGGCGAGAGGAATGGGTATTCGCCTTTCAATTGATGACTTTGGAACTGGGTATTCTGCACTTGGATATCTTCGCAAATTTCCGTTTACTACACTTAAGATTGATAAGTCGTTTACGTCTGAAATATCTGATAAAGGCAAGGGCAATGCGTTAATTTCATCTATTATTCAAATGGCTCATGCTCTCGATCTCGAGGTAATAGCAGAGGGGGTTGAAAATGGGTTTCAGCGTGAGTTTCTGATAGATTGTGGCTGTGAAATATTACAAGGATTTCTGCTTGGTCATCCGGTGCCTGCCGATCAATTCTTATTAAATATGGAGTTGATATAG
- a CDS encoding methyl-accepting chemotaxis protein, translating into MGAVGFSEAFPSWRYKRFIDRSAQQAAYFNTYKNLVSQAKKQEFMDMISGQIASDYEKIRDSAAINMNQGSIDPQSWFSAATARIEVLKKAENTAANDLMFMASSIRLKAQSDLYLISAAMVLLMVGGIIATALIIRSVVTPFTALTATISKIASGEKNTAVPCLEREDEIGEMARVIMVFRGALLSNDTMQARQIAEGAFRETRILRREQLTTEFDERISQFVGVLASSSTELVATANEMARVAGDTTSRSTAVAAASEETSVNIQTVASAVEELAASVSEITRQVSQSATISGNAVQEAERTDGIVMGLSDAANKIGTVAALIENIASQTNLLALNATIEAARAGEAGKGFTVVANEVKNLAYQTVKATADIGEQIRSIQEATSASVEAIRTIGGTIREINGISTAIASAVEEQSAATSEISRNVHEASKAVNDVNKNIADVSSGASQTGAAASQVLQAAGDVSKQSELIRKDVVQFLSGIKSIQQNAG; encoded by the coding sequence ATTGGTGCCGTTGGATTCTCCGAGGCATTCCCATCGTGGAGATACAAACGATTTATTGATAGGTCTGCTCAGCAAGCTGCATATTTTAACACCTATAAAAATCTTGTTTCTCAGGCAAAAAAACAAGAATTTATGGACATGATAAGCGGTCAAATCGCAAGCGATTATGAAAAAATTCGAGATTCTGCCGCTATTAATATGAATCAAGGTAGCATTGACCCGCAAAGTTGGTTTTCTGCTGCCACAGCCAGAATTGAAGTTCTTAAAAAGGCGGAAAATACCGCTGCCAATGACCTAATGTTTATGGCCTCATCAATCCGGTTAAAAGCTCAGAGTGATTTGTATCTAATTTCAGCGGCAATGGTTCTGTTGATGGTTGGGGGAATTATTGCAACTGCTCTAATTATTCGTAGCGTGGTCACACCGTTTACTGCATTGACTGCCACAATTTCAAAAATTGCGTCAGGAGAAAAAAATACAGCGGTTCCCTGCCTCGAACGTGAGGATGAAATTGGGGAGATGGCTCGGGTCATCATGGTGTTTCGCGGAGCTTTGCTATCCAATGACACAATGCAAGCAAGGCAAATTGCAGAGGGTGCCTTTAGAGAAACAAGGATTTTACGGCGTGAGCAGCTAACCACTGAATTTGACGAGAGGATATCTCAGTTTGTAGGGGTACTTGCGTCATCTTCAACGGAGTTGGTTGCCACAGCTAACGAAATGGCTCGTGTAGCAGGTGATACGACTAGCCGATCAACTGCGGTTGCAGCGGCATCGGAAGAGACCAGCGTTAACATCCAAACTGTTGCATCGGCCGTAGAGGAACTTGCTGCTTCGGTGTCCGAAATCACACGGCAAGTAAGTCAGTCTGCGACTATATCCGGAAATGCGGTCCAGGAGGCTGAGCGGACCGATGGAATTGTCATGGGGTTGTCAGATGCAGCAAACAAAATTGGAACTGTAGCCGCTCTGATTGAAAACATAGCAAGCCAGACCAATCTGCTGGCACTCAACGCCACTATCGAGGCGGCCAGGGCTGGAGAGGCTGGTAAGGGCTTTACAGTGGTTGCTAACGAGGTGAAAAACCTCGCATACCAAACCGTTAAAGCAACCGCTGATATCGGTGAACAAATTCGTTCAATACAAGAGGCAACAAGTGCTTCCGTCGAGGCAATCAGAACAATTGGAGGCACTATTCGTGAGATAAATGGCATTTCAACCGCCATTGCATCTGCTGTTGAAGAGCAAAGTGCGGCCACAAGTGAGATTAGCCGCAATGTTCATGAGGCTTCTAAAGCGGTAAACGATGTTAACAAAAATATTGCAGATGTGTCCTCGGGGGCAAGTCAAACTGGGGCAGCAGCCTCCCAGGTGCTTCAGGCTGCGGGGGACGTTTCGAAGCAGTCCGAACTAATTCGAAAAGATGTTGTTCAGTTTTTGAGCGGCATTAAATCGATCCAGCAAAATGCTGGTTAG
- a CDS encoding hemerythrin domain-containing protein, with translation MEWHATYETGVDFIDADHRGLMEFINQLIGCINSDENRILSILNEFLIQFRRHASREEAILKKFSFDQLDEHAKEHSEAIGQIEKFIGLLSNDNSGPAVEAVVSYLTNWFFDHVVGKDLQLSTLYRQHGAAKQRRTTGILDAVDVFLCRFKVKNRILMAALIPSILAFAVTFFLISGKLDVVSEMKRVEALADYAVNVGNLVHELQGERGVTALVIGGNNAQRSNLNSRRIEVDRLRKIVSTNQIGNGTNALDKLDEIRTSVDSATKKQADIVDEYSSLIVRLLNNLSDVAQSLESAKVSNQLNAYLSLRGRPEGS, from the coding sequence ATGGAATGGCACGCCACGTACGAGACGGGTGTAGACTTCATTGATGCAGACCACCGTGGCCTCATGGAATTTATAAACCAGCTTATCGGCTGCATAAATTCTGATGAAAATAGAATACTCAGCATACTGAATGAGTTTTTAATTCAATTCAGAAGGCATGCGTCCAGAGAAGAAGCTATTCTGAAAAAGTTCTCATTTGATCAGCTAGATGAGCACGCAAAAGAACACAGCGAGGCTATTGGGCAGATTGAAAAGTTCATAGGTTTGCTCTCTAACGATAATTCTGGACCTGCGGTTGAGGCGGTTGTTTCGTATCTTACCAATTGGTTTTTTGATCATGTTGTTGGCAAAGACCTTCAGCTTTCCACCCTTTACCGTCAGCATGGTGCTGCAAAGCAGCGTCGCACGACTGGTATCTTAGATGCTGTTGATGTCTTTCTGTGTAGGTTCAAGGTTAAAAACCGCATCTTAATGGCCGCATTGATTCCAAGCATTTTGGCGTTTGCCGTAACATTTTTTCTTATATCCGGTAAGCTGGATGTTGTTAGCGAAATGAAGCGTGTTGAGGCTCTCGCTGATTACGCCGTTAATGTTGGGAATCTTGTTCACGAGTTACAGGGAGAGAGAGGTGTAACTGCCCTTGTTATTGGCGGAAACAATGCTCAGCGTTCAAACCTAAATTCTCGCCGTATCGAGGTTGATAGGTTGAGAAAAATTGTCTCAACCAACCAAATTGGCAACGGCACTAACGCACTTGATAAGCTTGATGAAATTCGCACCAGCGTAGATAGTGCCACCAAAAAACAGGCGGATATCGTTGACGAATATTCGTCCTTGATAGTTCGGCTCCTTAACAATTTGTCGGACGTTGCCCAAAGTCTTGAGAGTGCAAAAGTTTCAAACCAACTGAATGCTTATCTTTCCCTCAGAGGCCGTCCGGAAGGTTCTTGA
- a CDS encoding transglycosylase SLT domain-containing protein — MTVRRMAWMVGAGMALAFAALPARAVPTVANEGLCAAEAAAQERLYGIPTALLHSISIVESGRYDSQHKAVIAWPWTVMAEGQGRYLPSKAEAIAEVKRLKARGVQNIDVGCMQVNLRHHPTAFANLDEAFDPAANVAYAARFLKGLFGATGHWPTAASYYHSQTPHLAAAYRERLMKVWNNAPAGSGGTQVASARIKPVPSAPPLRQVPGNAQVEEMRKAWRETTMAARDEASRIAEAYRQARVAEYQMRRVRFQEARNSLNTATRH; from the coding sequence ATGACGGTTCGGCGCATGGCATGGATGGTAGGGGCGGGGATGGCGCTGGCCTTCGCGGCGCTGCCGGCCCGCGCCGTTCCCACCGTGGCGAACGAAGGATTATGCGCCGCCGAGGCCGCCGCCCAGGAGCGTCTTTACGGCATTCCCACCGCCTTGCTGCACTCCATCTCTATCGTCGAGTCCGGGCGCTACGATTCCCAGCACAAGGCAGTTATTGCCTGGCCGTGGACGGTCATGGCCGAGGGGCAGGGGCGATATTTGCCCAGCAAGGCCGAGGCCATTGCCGAGGTGAAGCGCCTCAAGGCCCGGGGTGTTCAGAACATCGACGTGGGTTGCATGCAGGTTAATCTCCGGCATCACCCCACGGCTTTCGCCAATCTGGACGAGGCTTTCGACCCGGCGGCCAACGTGGCCTACGCCGCTCGTTTCCTCAAGGGCCTGTTCGGCGCCACGGGGCATTGGCCCACGGCGGCATCCTATTACCATTCCCAGACCCCTCATCTGGCCGCCGCCTATCGCGAGCGCTTGATGAAGGTTTGGAACAACGCACCCGCCGGTAGTGGGGGGACCCAGGTGGCGTCGGCCCGGATCAAGCCGGTGCCGTCGGCTCCGCCGCTGCGGCAGGTGCCGGGCAATGCCCAGGTGGAGGAGATGCGCAAGGCATGGCGTGAGACCACCATGGCCGCCCGGGACGAGGCGTCGCGCATCGCCGAGGCCTATCGTCAGGCCCGGGTCGCCGAGTATCAGATGCGTCGGGTCAGATTCCAGGAAGCGCGGAACTCGCTCAACACCGCCACGCGTCACTGA